One region of Bdellovibrio bacteriovorus genomic DNA includes:
- a CDS encoding helix-turn-helix domain-containing protein — MMNQFLKTRRLQAVLTQQQASALLGYQSSQFLSNLERGLSKPPIPVLIKMCSIYGIPEEEMRSEYIRWVQEEAARKAEQQWTTHKASMKASIEEKA; from the coding sequence ATGATGAACCAATTTTTAAAAACACGACGCCTTCAAGCGGTCCTCACTCAGCAACAGGCCAGTGCCTTGTTAGGCTATCAGAGCTCTCAGTTTCTTTCGAACTTAGAGCGTGGGCTTTCGAAGCCACCGATTCCAGTTTTAATCAAAATGTGCAGCATCTACGGAATCCCTGAAGAGGAAATGCGATCTGAGTATATTCGATGGGTTCAAGAGGAAGCCGCACGCAAAGCCGAACAACAATGGACGACACATAAAGCATCAATGAAAGCATCGATCGAAGAAAAAGCGTAA
- a CDS encoding CBS domain-containing protein gives MEAKINATDSGAESFDYNMSWEGSRIISIAPEATIKEAAKMMRDEQVGDVLVMESEADGGTLLGIVTDRDIALCLADGEDLEDLRVADVMSESVITGSVDDSVFKLIGLMKNAGVTRLPLVNADDEVVGVATARNLLEILTKSFFDLTQIGEQQRQNEQAHH, from the coding sequence ATGGAAGCAAAAATAAATGCAACAGATTCAGGTGCCGAGTCCTTTGATTACAATATGAGCTGGGAAGGCAGTCGCATTATTTCGATTGCTCCGGAAGCCACTATTAAAGAAGCAGCAAAGATGATGAGAGATGAACAAGTCGGCGATGTCTTGGTGATGGAGTCTGAAGCCGATGGCGGAACCCTTTTAGGAATCGTAACAGATCGGGATATCGCTTTATGTCTTGCCGATGGCGAAGACTTGGAAGATTTGCGTGTTGCCGATGTCATGTCTGAATCCGTTATTACCGGCTCCGTTGACGACAGCGTTTTTAAGCTCATCGGCTTAATGAAAAATGCGGGTGTTACTCGCTTGCCGTTGGTGAATGCCGATGACGAGGTGGTCGGCGTAGCTACGGCCAGAAATCTCTTAGAAATTCTGACAAAATCCTTCTTTGATTTAACCCAAATCGGAGAACAACAACGCCAAAACGAACAGGCTCACCATTAG
- a CDS encoding PQQ-dependent sugar dehydrogenase, protein MRNLLIILFGFAFGFILLAAAPPTKKSNETPHLVVTDVLTARQSPWDMAFLPDMTMFFTEKCEGLSVLHPDGSIDRLFGTSGSALEATDLFCVGQSGMNGVTLDPDFANNRFIYVFMSSNLSTNPRTNRVIRLVVANDNKAVSDRVDIVTDIAFKDQPNAWGEAGSHSGGRLRFGPDGYLYITTGDNHNGTLPQDPARLGGKILRVDRDGVAAPDNAFPAGGDIRIFAYGLRNPQGITFKPGSGRAMIAEHGPNHSDEVTALTNGGNGGWDPKPDPGVVCADDYCGYISNKASGELTPMTDDTKFPDAMKPLWILQDSQGMGPATFITGAQWKTWDGALLIGVMAEMKVHALNLNANDELIGTTPMALPAVRYRSLVQGPDGNLYVATDEGQILKVTPQ, encoded by the coding sequence ATGCGCAATTTACTAATCATCCTATTTGGCTTTGCTTTCGGGTTTATACTTTTAGCAGCCGCCCCGCCCACAAAAAAATCCAACGAGACTCCTCACCTAGTCGTTACCGACGTCTTAACGGCAAGGCAAAGTCCTTGGGATATGGCGTTTCTTCCCGACATGACCATGTTCTTCACCGAAAAATGCGAAGGGCTGTCCGTCCTTCATCCCGATGGCAGCATCGACAGATTGTTTGGAACATCAGGTTCAGCGCTGGAAGCCACGGATTTATTTTGCGTCGGCCAATCCGGTATGAATGGCGTCACTTTAGATCCTGATTTTGCCAACAATCGATTCATTTATGTCTTTATGTCTTCCAACCTCTCCACCAACCCACGCACCAACCGCGTGATTCGCTTGGTGGTTGCTAACGACAATAAGGCCGTCTCGGATCGCGTGGATATCGTGACGGACATTGCATTTAAAGATCAACCCAACGCTTGGGGGGAAGCCGGATCGCACAGCGGAGGCCGCTTGCGCTTTGGACCCGATGGATATCTTTACATCACGACGGGTGACAATCACAACGGCACACTCCCCCAAGATCCCGCTCGTTTGGGGGGAAAGATTTTGCGCGTGGATCGTGACGGTGTCGCCGCACCTGACAATGCCTTCCCGGCGGGAGGCGATATACGAATTTTCGCTTATGGTCTGCGCAATCCCCAAGGCATCACGTTTAAGCCTGGCTCGGGCCGCGCGATGATTGCCGAACACGGCCCTAATCATTCCGATGAAGTCACGGCCCTCACGAATGGCGGCAATGGCGGCTGGGATCCAAAACCAGATCCCGGGGTTGTGTGCGCCGATGATTACTGTGGGTACATTTCAAACAAAGCTTCGGGCGAGTTAACGCCCATGACCGATGACACGAAATTTCCAGACGCCATGAAACCCTTGTGGATCTTGCAAGACTCTCAAGGCATGGGACCGGCGACATTTATCACCGGAGCACAATGGAAGACGTGGGATGGAGCTTTGCTTATTGGCGTTATGGCCGAAATGAAAGTGCATGCTTTAAACTTAAATGCCAATGACGAACTTATCGGGACAACCCCCATGGCTTTACCCGCCGTTCGTTACCGCAGTTTAGTGCAAGGACCCGATGGCAACTTATATGTGGCCACCGATGAAGGGCAAATTTTAAAGGTCACACCACAGTGA
- a CDS encoding GNAT family N-acetyltransferase — MHVEVLNISHKPKIKSLVGAIHHEQGMVAAFYWPDELLDPEIASAEILGVFEGEVLAGVVLYRELPGVWEISLVATHPGYRRQGYMEFLFDHLINAKGQERQLWLEVHEENVAAQKLYEKLGFKETRRRPRYYKDGGTAVLYSRA; from the coding sequence ATGCATGTTGAAGTCTTAAATATCTCTCACAAGCCCAAGATTAAATCTTTGGTGGGCGCTATTCACCATGAGCAAGGCATGGTCGCGGCATTTTACTGGCCCGATGAATTGCTCGACCCCGAAATCGCCTCGGCGGAAATCTTAGGGGTTTTTGAAGGCGAAGTTCTTGCGGGCGTGGTTTTGTATCGCGAGCTTCCTGGGGTCTGGGAGATTTCTTTGGTGGCCACGCACCCGGGGTATCGGCGTCAGGGGTATATGGAGTTTCTGTTTGACCACTTGATTAACGCAAAAGGTCAAGAGCGACAGTTGTGGCTTGAGGTGCATGAAGAAAACGTAGCAGCGCAAAAACTCTATGAAAAACTGGGGTTTAAGGAAACACGAAGGCGACCTCGCTATTATAAGGACGGGGGCACGGCGGTGTTGTACTCGCGGGCCTAG
- the nusA gene encoding transcription termination factor NusA, translating to MAENMFSDLSKVIEQVGKDKGIDKQIVIDAITQGMLVAARKKYGTYREIEAAYNEETGEVELFEFKEVVPREKFVDEEVEIPYDEAQKLDPNVQLDDSIGIKMEATDLGRIAAQTAKQIIMQKVRDAERNIIFNEFEERKGEIASGIARRVEKGAIVVDLGRTEAYIPPREQIPGEQYKPGDRIQGYLSEVRQTTRGPQIIMSRADERYLMKLFEMEVPEIYDGVVEVMAAAREPGQRAKIAVRSNDNSVDPVGACVGMKGSRVQNIVQELRGEKIDIVPWDEDITRFACNALAPAEISRVFMDDANREMEIVVPDSQLSLAIGKRGQNVRLAAKLTTWKLDIISESSASSRTAESIFNLMLIPGMSETMAQNIFQSGFGSFQAVASARVEELMTIPGYDDPDKAEKLANEAKALVAKYEADGVPVPTAPTAAKETKSNTSAKEQADLLLKQELSKLNAQQDEE from the coding sequence ATGGCTGAAAATATGTTTTCAGATCTTTCCAAAGTGATCGAACAAGTTGGTAAAGACAAAGGTATCGATAAGCAAATTGTTATCGACGCGATCACTCAAGGAATGCTTGTAGCAGCTCGCAAAAAATACGGCACGTACCGTGAAATCGAAGCGGCTTACAACGAAGAGACTGGTGAAGTTGAACTTTTTGAGTTTAAAGAAGTTGTTCCTCGTGAAAAATTCGTGGATGAAGAAGTTGAAATTCCTTATGACGAGGCCCAAAAACTAGATCCCAACGTGCAACTTGATGATTCTATCGGTATTAAGATGGAAGCGACCGATTTAGGTCGTATTGCCGCGCAAACGGCAAAACAAATCATCATGCAAAAAGTCCGTGATGCGGAACGCAACATCATCTTCAATGAATTTGAAGAAAGAAAAGGCGAGATCGCGTCGGGCATCGCTCGCCGCGTGGAAAAAGGCGCGATTGTTGTCGATTTGGGCCGTACGGAAGCTTACATCCCACCTCGTGAACAAATCCCAGGTGAGCAATACAAACCCGGCGATCGTATCCAAGGTTATTTGTCGGAAGTTCGTCAAACAACTCGGGGTCCTCAGATCATTATGTCTCGCGCTGATGAACGTTATTTGATGAAACTTTTTGAAATGGAAGTTCCAGAAATCTATGACGGCGTCGTGGAAGTCATGGCCGCGGCTCGTGAACCGGGACAGCGTGCAAAAATCGCAGTTCGTTCTAACGACAACTCGGTAGATCCCGTAGGAGCTTGCGTTGGTATGAAGGGTTCTCGTGTACAAAACATCGTACAAGAACTTCGTGGTGAAAAAATCGATATCGTTCCTTGGGACGAAGATATTACGCGTTTTGCGTGTAATGCTTTGGCTCCAGCGGAAATCAGCCGTGTCTTCATGGATGATGCGAATCGCGAAATGGAAATCGTGGTTCCAGATTCTCAATTGTCACTAGCCATCGGTAAACGTGGTCAAAACGTGCGTTTGGCAGCAAAACTGACAACTTGGAAATTGGATATCATTTCTGAATCATCAGCTTCGTCTCGTACTGCGGAATCCATCTTCAACTTGATGTTGATCCCAGGCATGAGCGAAACCATGGCGCAAAACATCTTCCAATCCGGCTTTGGTTCATTCCAAGCGGTGGCCTCAGCGCGCGTTGAAGAGTTGATGACGATTCCAGGATATGATGATCCAGATAAAGCTGAAAAATTGGCAAATGAAGCCAAAGCTTTGGTCGCGAAATATGAAGCTGATGGCGTGCCGGTACCGACGGCACCAACAGCTGCTAAAGAAACTAAATCGAATACTTCCGCTAAAGAACAAGCGGACCTTCTTCTGAAGCAAGAGCTTTCAAAATTGAATGCTCAGCAGGATGAAGAATAA
- a CDS encoding baeRF12 domain-containing protein, with protein sequence MKTWIVVANRSEARIFYSDPKRKRDVDFVSKIENPRGRLKAGDINADKPGAFAPMAVGHGSGRESRVSPTQQVALDFCKQVVDSLELARSQNQFEELILFADPHFLGLMRNQMSKELRKMVSREEAKDLNVATTDEIQERVYPADLRG encoded by the coding sequence ATGAAAACCTGGATTGTTGTAGCCAACCGAAGTGAAGCGAGAATTTTTTATTCCGATCCCAAGAGAAAAAGAGATGTCGATTTTGTCAGTAAAATCGAAAATCCCCGAGGTCGCCTTAAAGCCGGTGACATCAATGCGGACAAGCCGGGGGCGTTCGCACCCATGGCCGTAGGTCACGGGTCGGGAAGAGAAAGTCGTGTATCGCCGACTCAACAAGTGGCTTTAGATTTTTGTAAACAGGTTGTGGACTCATTGGAGCTGGCGCGCAGTCAGAACCAATTTGAAGAACTGATCTTGTTTGCAGATCCTCACTTTTTGGGACTTATGCGCAACCAGATGTCTAAAGAACTAAGAAAAATGGTTTCTCGAGAAGAAGCCAAGGATCTCAACGTCGCTACGACCGATGAAATTCAAGAGCGTGTGTACCCCGCAGACCTTCGCGGTTAG
- the rimP gene encoding ribosome maturation factor RimP — MSEMAWMDKLEAIVRDIAAQESCVLYDIEFVGIGKGRTLRLYIDKDDGSVGLDDCANVSRRLNEILDAQEDLVPGEAYNLEVSTPGLERHLTKPWHFQKAVGKKIYIKTSKSLESAGVEDKKWKAAKTVEDVLESADDNGIRFVIKDVEINIPYAMIDKAKVIFEMTKGQKK; from the coding sequence ATGTCAGAAATGGCGTGGATGGATAAGCTTGAAGCAATTGTGCGCGATATAGCTGCGCAAGAATCCTGTGTTTTATATGATATTGAGTTTGTCGGAATTGGTAAGGGACGTACTCTCCGTTTGTACATCGATAAAGATGACGGCAGCGTAGGGCTTGATGATTGCGCGAATGTGTCCCGCCGCTTGAATGAGATCTTGGATGCGCAAGAAGATCTTGTTCCAGGTGAAGCCTACAATTTGGAGGTCTCTACTCCGGGGTTAGAGCGTCACCTCACAAAACCATGGCATTTCCAAAAAGCTGTGGGCAAAAAGATTTATATCAAAACCTCCAAATCATTGGAGAGTGCTGGTGTTGAAGATAAGAAGTGGAAAGCCGCAAAAACTGTAGAGGACGTATTGGAATCTGCAGATGATAACGGCATCCGTTTTGTCATCAAAGATGTGGAAATCAATATTCCGTACGCGATGATCGACAAAGCTAAAGTAATTTTTGAAATGACTAAAGGTCAAAAAAAGTAA
- the infB gene encoding translation initiation factor IF-2, whose translation MSNPKVFEFAKEVGMTPLALMDKIREWHLPVKSHMAELEPEVLEQIKIKLSGGDSPAPEAKPKKAATRKAAPKKAAAETEAASAAAAPAKSTVVRRKKDEEAPKAAKATEAEEAEESAPKTTRVVVKKTAAKEVEEEADVAASAAVVEKAPTTKVVAKEEAPVAAPAPEVKAKAEPVAAKEAAPAPEAPAPAAPAPQARKKEVVVGTSGVASSSTPASAPKRNIIGRMDLSRVQTQAPQRPQGDRPQGGFRGGPGGDRGGDRPQGGFNSGAPRPGGFNRPAGGAPTRNIRTGFIAQSAPEPMPVGDDRSRDFDRRKKAVTPSPAGAGGFGAGREKEKEKEEEVKVFNATDFRKREMVFQPKKKKIAMAGGAKTQITVAAAHKRVVKVNNTMKLSDLAMEMGVKAPQLVKVLMQNGVMANMNTDLDFDTIALIVPEFKWEAENVFKTADARAEETAFGDLEAESIIRPPVVTVMGHVDHGKTSLLDAIRNADVAAGEAGGITQHIGAYSVKLEDGSLITFLDTPGHEAFTAMRARGANATDIAIIVVAADDGMMPQTQEAVNHAKAAGVPMIVAVNKMDKPGANPDRIKQQLTELQIVPEEWGGNTIFAEVSALKKTGIKELLEQVKLLAEVAELKANPKRSGTGLVIEAKMEKGKGPVATLLVKDGTVEVGQYIVAGHMKGRVRSLTNDKGERVQSVGPGLPVEVLGLEAVPAAGDKFDIVKDEATAVEVSTLRKEQAEKSSATPNAKMSLEDIFSKVKSGDVKELAIVLKADVHGSLEAINGMLAKVSTPEVKARVIHSAVGGINEGDVTLANTAKGIVIGFNVRPDLGAQAKAKQMGVDIRTYSIVYELMDQIKAAMAGMLTPDIVEEVMGRVEVRNTFSVPKVGTIAGCFVIDGKIQRNNQIRLLRENKIIYEGKISSLKRFKDDAKEVAQGYECGVGIENYNDVKVGDMMEAFVKKEVARELGAGAQV comes from the coding sequence TTGAGTAATCCAAAGGTTTTTGAATTTGCAAAAGAAGTCGGGATGACCCCGCTAGCCCTTATGGACAAGATCCGTGAGTGGCACTTGCCAGTGAAAAGTCACATGGCAGAGCTAGAACCAGAGGTTCTAGAGCAAATTAAAATCAAACTAAGTGGTGGAGACTCTCCAGCACCTGAAGCTAAGCCGAAAAAAGCGGCGACTCGTAAAGCGGCACCTAAAAAGGCCGCGGCAGAAACTGAAGCCGCATCTGCGGCGGCAGCTCCGGCGAAGTCGACGGTTGTTCGTCGCAAAAAAGATGAAGAAGCTCCGAAAGCGGCTAAAGCGACCGAAGCTGAAGAGGCTGAGGAGTCAGCTCCTAAGACCACTCGTGTTGTTGTTAAGAAAACAGCAGCCAAAGAGGTCGAGGAAGAAGCAGACGTTGCAGCGTCAGCCGCTGTCGTTGAAAAAGCTCCCACGACAAAAGTGGTTGCTAAAGAAGAAGCTCCAGTTGCGGCCCCGGCTCCGGAAGTAAAGGCGAAAGCAGAACCTGTCGCTGCCAAAGAAGCAGCTCCTGCGCCTGAAGCTCCAGCCCCGGCTGCGCCAGCTCCTCAAGCACGTAAAAAAGAAGTCGTGGTGGGAACAAGCGGAGTCGCAAGCTCTTCCACTCCAGCCTCGGCTCCGAAAAGAAATATTATCGGCCGTATGGACCTTTCTCGCGTGCAAACGCAAGCTCCACAGCGCCCTCAAGGAGACCGTCCGCAAGGTGGATTCCGTGGTGGGCCGGGTGGAGATCGCGGTGGCGATCGCCCGCAAGGTGGATTTAATTCGGGCGCTCCTCGTCCTGGCGGTTTCAATCGTCCAGCGGGTGGAGCTCCCACTCGTAACATCCGTACCGGTTTTATCGCGCAATCCGCTCCTGAGCCGATGCCGGTAGGTGATGATCGTTCGCGTGATTTTGATCGCCGTAAAAAGGCCGTCACTCCAAGTCCTGCCGGAGCTGGTGGTTTCGGTGCGGGTCGTGAAAAAGAAAAAGAGAAGGAAGAAGAAGTAAAGGTCTTTAACGCCACGGATTTCCGTAAGCGTGAGATGGTCTTCCAACCTAAAAAGAAAAAAATCGCGATGGCTGGTGGCGCTAAAACGCAAATCACTGTCGCCGCTGCACATAAGCGTGTGGTGAAAGTTAATAACACTATGAAGCTTTCGGATTTAGCGATGGAGATGGGCGTAAAAGCTCCTCAATTAGTTAAAGTCCTTATGCAAAATGGTGTTATGGCGAACATGAATACCGATTTAGATTTTGATACGATCGCCTTGATTGTACCGGAATTTAAGTGGGAAGCCGAAAACGTCTTTAAGACGGCTGATGCTCGTGCCGAAGAAACCGCTTTCGGTGATCTTGAGGCAGAAAGCATCATTCGTCCTCCGGTTGTGACTGTTATGGGTCACGTCGACCACGGTAAAACATCATTGTTGGATGCGATCCGCAATGCCGACGTGGCGGCGGGTGAAGCTGGCGGTATCACTCAGCACATTGGTGCTTACAGTGTTAAATTAGAAGACGGCAGTTTAATTACATTCCTAGATACTCCGGGCCATGAAGCCTTTACGGCGATGCGTGCGCGCGGGGCGAATGCGACAGACATCGCAATTATCGTGGTGGCTGCCGATGACGGTATGATGCCGCAAACTCAAGAAGCCGTGAATCACGCGAAAGCCGCTGGCGTTCCGATGATCGTAGCGGTCAACAAGATGGATAAACCGGGTGCAAATCCAGATCGCATTAAGCAGCAATTAACAGAGCTGCAAATCGTTCCGGAAGAGTGGGGTGGTAACACCATCTTCGCTGAAGTTTCAGCGTTGAAAAAAACTGGTATCAAAGAATTGCTTGAGCAAGTGAAGTTGTTAGCAGAGGTTGCAGAGCTTAAAGCCAATCCAAAACGTTCGGGCACAGGTCTTGTGATCGAAGCGAAAATGGAAAAAGGCAAAGGGCCTGTGGCAACATTGCTGGTTAAAGATGGAACTGTTGAAGTGGGTCAATACATCGTTGCTGGTCATATGAAAGGCCGCGTTCGTTCATTGACTAATGATAAAGGCGAAAGAGTTCAATCTGTCGGCCCGGGTCTTCCCGTCGAAGTGTTGGGACTTGAGGCTGTTCCAGCTGCGGGCGATAAGTTTGACATCGTCAAAGATGAAGCCACGGCCGTGGAAGTTTCTACTTTAAGAAAAGAACAAGCAGAGAAGTCTTCAGCAACTCCGAATGCGAAAATGTCTTTAGAGGATATTTTCTCAAAAGTGAAATCGGGAGACGTGAAAGAGTTGGCGATCGTATTGAAAGCCGACGTTCATGGATCTTTAGAGGCCATCAACGGAATGCTTGCTAAGGTTTCAACTCCGGAAGTGAAAGCACGCGTTATCCACTCGGCTGTGGGTGGTATCAACGAGGGTGACGTGACTTTGGCGAACACCGCAAAAGGTATCGTTATTGGTTTCAATGTCAGACCGGACTTAGGCGCGCAAGCTAAAGCTAAGCAAATGGGTGTGGATATCCGTACTTACTCAATCGTTTACGAATTGATGGATCAAATCAAAGCCGCGATGGCGGGTATGTTGACTCCGGATATCGTGGAAGAAGTTATGGGTCGTGTTGAAGTTCGTAATACCTTCAGCGTGCCTAAAGTCGGAACTATCGCGGGTTGCTTCGTCATTGACGGAAAAATCCAACGTAATAACCAAATCCGTTTGCTTCGTGAAAATAAAATTATCTACGAAGGAAAAATCTCTTCGCTTAAACGTTTCAAAGACGATGCTAAAGAAGTGGCCCAAGGCTATGAGTGCGGTGTCGGCATTGAAAACTACAATGACGTTAAAGTCGGCGATATGATGGAAGCTTTCGTTAAGAAAGAAGTGGCACGTGAATTAGGTGCCGGAGCTCAAGTGTAA
- a CDS encoding NAD-dependent epimerase/dehydratase family protein, which yields MKVLVLGGTRYFGRHLVHSLIKEGNNVWVLSRGQQADDFGARVHRLKADRRDKKSLAAAVEHLHFDAVVDQICMTAEDAAIACDVFANKTPYYIMTSTMSVYHFGSGLREEDFNPYLYQPQTPTNPAEEYAEGKRAAEHYFANHASFHWAFARYPVVVGEDDYTHRFALHVEKVQQEKPLYFPNLNARFSFVTSADAGKSLLWLLHGKHTGIFNFASPEPILLKEFIEEIEKVTGKKAVLSKERSDADWSPYGIPQDWYLNTEKAHAAGFQAQALSDWMRPLIEYFAKQSP from the coding sequence ATGAAGGTTCTAGTTTTGGGTGGTACAAGATATTTCGGGCGTCATCTGGTTCATAGCTTAATCAAAGAAGGTAATAACGTCTGGGTTTTATCGCGAGGTCAGCAAGCGGATGACTTTGGGGCCCGGGTGCATCGCTTGAAAGCCGATCGTCGCGATAAAAAATCTTTGGCCGCGGCTGTGGAACATCTGCACTTTGATGCTGTTGTTGATCAAATTTGTATGACGGCGGAGGACGCCGCGATCGCTTGTGACGTCTTTGCAAACAAAACTCCTTACTACATCATGACTTCGACCATGTCGGTTTATCATTTTGGTTCTGGTTTGCGCGAAGAAGATTTTAATCCTTATCTTTATCAACCACAAACACCCACAAATCCTGCCGAAGAATACGCTGAGGGTAAAAGAGCGGCGGAACATTATTTTGCCAATCATGCAAGTTTCCACTGGGCCTTTGCACGATATCCGGTCGTGGTCGGCGAAGACGATTACACGCACAGATTTGCCTTGCATGTTGAAAAAGTCCAACAAGAAAAGCCCCTCTATTTTCCTAACTTGAATGCCAGATTTTCTTTTGTGACTTCGGCGGATGCCGGGAAGTCTTTATTGTGGTTGCTTCACGGGAAGCATACGGGGATTTTTAACTTCGCTTCACCAGAGCCGATTTTATTAAAAGAATTTATCGAAGAAATTGAAAAGGTGACTGGCAAAAAAGCGGTCTTGTCTAAGGAACGCTCTGACGCTGATTGGTCGCCCTACGGCATTCCTCAGGATTGGTATTTAAACACCGAAAAAGCTCATGCGGCGGGATTTCAAGCACAAGCTCTTTCGGATTGGATGCGTCCGTTGATAGAATATTTTGCTAAGCAAAGTCCTTAA
- a CDS encoding 5-fold beta-flower protein, with translation MKSLIVLALSFAAAVPAMACTIQTSSGAYAGNVNGGMVTNSSGRPVGSVQGDVVYDYAGSPAGRVNTTSVQNIYGQNIGFVQGNAIFNLYGEQRGQGLNCTQEEKGAALLLVLGVR, from the coding sequence ATGAAAAGCCTAATCGTATTGGCTCTATCTTTCGCAGCCGCTGTTCCTGCAATGGCTTGCACAATTCAAACATCTTCTGGCGCCTATGCGGGTAACGTGAATGGCGGAATGGTTACAAACTCTTCAGGCCGTCCCGTGGGCTCAGTTCAAGGTGACGTTGTTTATGACTATGCGGGTTCCCCTGCGGGTCGTGTAAACACAACATCTGTTCAGAATATTTACGGACAAAACATCGGTTTTGTTCAAGGCAACGCGATCTTTAATCTTTACGGAGAGCAAAGAGGCCAAGGCCTTAACTGCACTCAGGAAGAAAAAGGAGCTGCTCTGTTACTTGTTTTAGGTGTTCGTTAA
- a CDS encoding carbonic anhydrase, with protein sequence MIKKDLLRMLAGFRRFRERFFKEEHSLFDRLSSSGQRPKTLMIACSDSRVDPAILFSTSPGEIFVVRNVANLVPPFESNMGFHGVSAAIEFAVVNLQVENIVVLGHRQCGGILSLFQPQAVKAGGFVAQWMTIAGEAKNKVLAKLPHSDVETLCRECEKESIVISLANLRTFPFIKTAIETRGLELHGVYFDLEQGQLWAFDEAQASFQELTWHER encoded by the coding sequence ATGATTAAAAAAGACCTTTTACGAATGTTGGCGGGGTTTCGCCGTTTTCGTGAACGATTTTTTAAAGAGGAACATTCCCTCTTTGATCGTCTGTCTAGCAGTGGTCAACGACCCAAAACCTTGATGATTGCCTGCAGTGATTCTCGGGTTGATCCGGCTATTTTATTTTCGACCTCCCCTGGGGAAATTTTTGTGGTCCGCAATGTGGCCAACCTTGTCCCTCCTTTTGAATCAAATATGGGATTCCACGGGGTCAGTGCGGCCATTGAATTTGCAGTCGTTAACCTCCAAGTCGAAAACATCGTGGTCTTAGGACATCGTCAATGCGGTGGCATCTTGTCTTTATTCCAACCGCAAGCTGTCAAAGCGGGAGGATTCGTCGCTCAATGGATGACCATTGCCGGTGAAGCAAAGAATAAAGTTTTAGCCAAGCTTCCTCATAGCGACGTTGAAACTTTGTGTCGAGAATGCGAAAAAGAATCTATCGTCATTTCTTTGGCGAACCTCCGCACGTTTCCGTTTATTAAAACGGCCATTGAAACCCGGGGTCTTGAGTTGCACGGAGTGTATTTTGACTTAGAGCAAGGACAGCTCTGGGCTTTCGATGAAGCCCAGGCGTCTTTTCAAGAATTAACGTGGCATGAACGCTAA
- a CDS encoding EcsC family protein — MDKKTKITESLTALLTHVPSSSYEKSPNPVLAAQKIIEKSAWMAGGVSGALAVPVGPLGMMTVVPDLVAVWRIQAQMVSDIAAVYGKSTVLTRETLVYCLFQEGAGQLFRDVIVRAGDRIVLRRTSARVFENLIEKLGIRLSKRFLGKSISRWIPIAGAIAVGWYSRHDTQHVGYVTMDFFSQSIFEESQDPE; from the coding sequence GTGGATAAAAAGACTAAAATCACGGAAAGCCTGACGGCCCTTTTGACTCACGTTCCTTCGTCGTCCTATGAAAAATCGCCCAACCCGGTCTTGGCGGCACAAAAAATTATCGAAAAATCAGCCTGGATGGCGGGCGGAGTCTCGGGCGCTCTGGCGGTTCCGGTGGGTCCTTTGGGGATGATGACCGTTGTGCCAGATCTTGTCGCGGTATGGAGAATTCAAGCGCAAATGGTCTCCGACATCGCCGCGGTTTATGGAAAGTCCACCGTGCTCACGCGAGAGACATTGGTGTACTGCCTTTTTCAAGAAGGGGCCGGGCAGCTTTTTCGGGATGTGATCGTGCGTGCCGGGGATCGCATTGTATTACGTCGTACCAGCGCGCGAGTTTTTGAAAATCTCATTGAAAAACTGGGGATTCGTTTAAGCAAAAGATTTTTAGGAAAAAGTATTTCGCGGTGGATTCCCATTGCCGGCGCTATTGCGGTGGGATGGTATTCTCGTCATGACACTCAACACGTGGGTTATGTGACGATGGATTTTTTCTCGCAAAGTATTTTCGAGGAATCTCAAGATCCAGAATAG